The following are encoded together in the Perca fluviatilis chromosome 23, GENO_Pfluv_1.0, whole genome shotgun sequence genome:
- the ppp1r3aa gene encoding uncharacterized protein ppp1r3aa isoform X2: protein MNSDMLPASLFVSGQKKMEDKNGASKHVCTWTSSAPEHFPCSRRARVEEKTMETRDTSPAAAEAEATHEAEEANRKDSTAIQSLLYHEEHKPLVDSIKSRHRAERLARVKDFLSERRQQVPKAYSHDSANGQKVSQPLPTPWGDSSSFSHKCQKKQANESPQVLTYHQIPLLTLDWNNDRAHQLWAADMHDVWPGTAKKTLSKASEEHIEDSPSVNDMWETFRNGTDDTTDKETSVCDVWQAFLNGPSCTDHSGVPESEWLQTAASVSPSNDKEPNAQYAASSEEYEIQVGTDTPTTLHAHTSAVCQPLSATSKISLANVTLNVENHQPAEACVSSPRNDTATQDASQRSQTNSVTDTPQEFCLKRATAVSEGSVDSSTECHKHAIWEQESEGIIGRAEGIGSDEPFTSHTADLVTSSGESQTTDMTAMPESQNATAVDSISQGARPDQGLSSSRKGEVTGTAHNVTDDTLAFGGTIRKGTKDVERFVFSTSRQGVEEGIMNECTENKVSTDEEIFRPHKTEECEISQWCADEKKHEESRLKQNRENPLQEDESNENEIRLAQTNANESNPSQMSEENVKQSQIIPSEFKLDESESEFVASNNKNLEVFKKTEVEPSYCTTSDNETKRPTGAEVGTVQVLNEEHNDKALQRNSSWQRRNTAIISKVLNKQSRPIKAGEEVRIQKEEDDSTLTQIQENVLNSEIGQHALVSNMTEEGKSLSCDRIIEEQQEINPAAQIRHNVESREMKKVFQVGQYTCRPFPTDKCNNKNPMEVVEMRWPHSRDDMKGQKEDVGPKISPEVVTAKKNFAKKDTSTELQHQPETLERTEEGMSQRDKDERVSIGKLKIEVLGELMGNVENPQWERRNAPAELKGQELSAEVECSPHVEYKKMSEGTKGPITAEDTAALEVIQSGLEEMFIERFGEDLVRGIWEEVFGQKERASNRDTDIVDGMEGKLADVPDITQDCHPLFEKDFNDAFDSGIFSLTELPTDQNLSLGQGLEQTVATRSKEYSPKESQSLTTAEETHFLSESQTDLNSSVHLGQDLTPILAAQSWTESAQSSPKDQEDFTQIKERSVTLQETGRQIEDCIVAHRESFSRSVHPSHKHLSSYSDKLKESDSVVWGSVLYTLSHITRLLIVGFFFIVFLYDFPAFFALYVFSLCWWFYKWKRHRVATNKGMVG, encoded by the exons ATGAATTCTGATATGCTACCAGCATCCCTGTTTGTTTCTGGACAAAAAAAGATGGAAGATAAAAATGGAGCAAGCAAGCACG TGTGCACATGGACATCATCAGCTCCAGAGCATTTCCCCTGCAGCAG GAGGGCAAGAGTAGAGGAAAAGACCATGGAGACCAGGGACACATCACCAGCTGCTGCAG aagcTGAGGCCACACATGAAGCAGAGGAGGCTAACAGAAAGGACAGCACCGCTATACAATCACTACTCTACCACGAAGAACACAAACCCTTG GTGGATAGCATAaaaagcagacacagagcagaaCGTTTGGCACGTGTGAAGGACTTCCTCTCCGAAAGGAGGCAGCAAGTACCAAAGGCTTATTCACATGACTCAGCCAATGGCCAGAAAGTTTCTCAGCCTTTGCCAACTCCGTGGGGTGACTCTTCCAGCTTTTCCCATAAATGCCAAAAGAAACAAGCCAACGAGAGTCCACAGGTGCTCACCTACCACCAGATTCCTCTGCTTACACTGGACTGGAACAATGACAGAGCCCATCAGTTGTGGGCTGCTGATATGCATGACGTCTGGCCTGGAACAGCTAAAAAGACCTTGTCAAAAGCGTCAGAGGAACATATAGAAGATTCACCTTCTGTCAATGATATGTGGGAGACCTTTCGTAACGGTACAGATGATACCACCGATAAAGAAACCTCGGTGTGCGATGTATGGCAGGCATTTCTTAATGGGCCGAGCTGTACGGACCATTCTGGTGTTCCAGAGTCAGAGTGGCTGCAGACAGCAGCATCTGTGTCTCCCTCAAATGATAAAGAGCCCAATGCCCAATATGCAGCAAGCAGTGAAGAGTATGAAATTCAGGTGGGCACGGATACACCCACCACCTTACATGCACACACCTCAGCTGTATGTCAGCCACTGTCAGCCACTAGCAAAATATCATTGGCTAATGTTACCTTGAACGTCGAAAACCACCAGCCAGCAGAGGCGTGTGTCAGCAGCCCAAGAAATGACACAGCGACACAAGATGCATCCCAAAGGTCACAGACAAACTCTGTAACAGACACTCCGCAGGAATTTTGCCTCAAGAGGGCAACAGCTGTGTCCGAGGGCTCTGTTGACAGTTCAACTGAGTGTCACAAGCATGCGATCTGGGAGCAGGAAAGTGAAGGAATAATAGGAAGAGCAGAAGGAATAGGAAGCGATGAGCCCTTCACATCACACACAGCTGACTTAGTAACAAGCTCAGGGGAGTCACAGACAACAGACATGACAGCAATGCCAGAGTCTCAGAATGCCACCGCTGTTGATAGCATCTCACAGGGAGCAAGGCCGGATCAGGGTCTTTCTTCCAGCAGGAAAGGGGAGGTTACAGGTACCGCACACAATGTGACGGATGACACGCTGGCATTTGGGGGGACAATCAGAAAGGGGACAAAGGATGTGGAGAGGTTTGTCTTTTCCACATCCAGACAAGGGGTGGAGGAAGGGATCATGAATGAATGTACAGAAAACAAAGTATCTACAGATGAGGAGATATTTAGGCCACACAAAACAGAAGAGTGTGAAATCTCCCAGTGGTGTGCAGATGAAAAGAAACATGAGGAATCCAGGCTGAAGCAAAACCGTGAAAATCCATTACAGGAGGATGAGagcaatgaaaatgaaataagaCTTGCACAGACAAATGCAAATGAATCCAATCCAAGCCAAATGTCTGAGGAAAATGTCAAGCAAAGCCAAATAATTCCAAGTGAATTCAAATTGGATGAATCAGAGAGCGAATTTGTTGCATCAAATAACAAAAACTTGGAAGTATTCAAAAAGACAGAGGTGGAACCTTCCTATTGTACGACAAGCgacaatgaaacaaagagaCCAACTGGTGCAGAAGTGGGAACTGTTCAGGTATTAAACGAGGAACATAATGACAAAGCTTTACAACGCAATTCATCATGGCAGAGGAGAAACACAGCAATAATTTCCAAAGTACTTAATAAACAGTCAAGGCCAATCAAAGCAGGAGAAGAGGTGCGCATTCAGAAAGAGGAGGATGACTCAACACTGACACAAATACAGGAAAATGTACTGAACTCTGAAATAGGTCAACATGCATTAGTCTCAAATATGACTGAGGAAGGAAAAAGCTTGAGTTGTGATAGAATAATTGAGGAGCAACAGGAAATAAACCCAGCAGCACAGATAAGACACAACGTGGAATCAAGGGAAATGAAAAAGGTCTTCCAAGTTGGCCAATATACATGCAGGCCTTTTCCAACAGataaatgcaacaacaaaaaccccATGGAGGTGGTAGAAATGAGATGGCCCCATTCACGGGATGATATGAAGGGTCAGAAAGAGGACGTAGGCCCTAAAATAAGCCCAGAAGTAGTTACGGCGAAGAAGAACTTTGCAAAGAAAGACACTTCAACAGAACTTCAACACCAACCTGAGACATTAGAAAGAACAGAGGAAGGTATGAGTCAGAGAGACAAAGATGAGAGGGTGAGTATTGGAAAGCTGAAAATAGAAGTGCTGGGGGAGTTGATGGGTAATGTGGAGAACCCTCAGTGGGAGAGGAGGAACGCACCAGCTGAATTGAAAGGACAAGAGTTGTCAGCAGAAGTTGAGTGCTCTCCACAcgttgaatataaaaaaatgtcagaggGAACAAAAGGCCCCATTACAGCAGAAGATACTGCAGCACTTGAAGTGATACAGTCGGGATTGGAGGAGATGTTCATAGAAAGATTTGGAGAAGATTTGGTCAGGGGGATTTGGGAAGAAGTGTTCGGTCAGAAAGAACGGGCCTCTAATAGAGACACAGATATTGTTGATGGAATGGAGGGCAAGCTGGCAGATGTACCTGATATTACACAAGATTGCCATCCTCTTTTTGAGAAAGACTTCAATGATGCTTTTGATTCAGGCATATTTTCCTTGACAGAACTACCAACAGATCAAAATCTAAGTCTCGGTCAAGGCCTAGAGCAAACCGTAGCCACTAGGAGCAAGGAATACTCCCCAAAGGAGAGTCAGTCACTCACCACAGCAGAAGAAACTCACTTCCTCTCAGAATCACAGACAGATTTAAATTCAAGTGTTCATCTCGGCCAAGATCTCACCCCCATTTTGGCTGCTCAGTCGTGGACTGAATCAGCCCAAAGCTCTCCAAAGGATCAGGAAGACTTCactcaaataaaagaaagatcAGTCACCCTTCAGGAGACTGGTAGACAAATAGAAGACTGTATAGTCGCCCACAGGGAGAGTTTTAGTCGATCAGTCCACCCATCTCACAAACATCTGAGTTCGTACTCTGACAAATTAAAAGAGTCCGATAGTGTTGTATGGGGGAGTGTGTTATACACTCTCAGTCACATCACCAGACTTCTAATTGTTGGATTCTTCTTCATTGTTTTCCTGTATGATTTCCCAGCATTCTTTGCTCTCTACGTATTTTCATTGTGCTGGTGGTTTTACAAGTGGAAGAGACATCGAGTGGCGACAAACAAGGGGATGGTGGGATAG
- the ppp1r3aa gene encoding uncharacterized protein ppp1r3aa isoform X1: MEGLNIQPLEEDSIVMEEESENNREQEEGEMEASSPMGSTTDEETEEDSEPEPPQVIRRKVSFADAFGLNLVSVKEFDDAEVTEVEASQSPENEATHPLEEYYMSCLFIVPSSPEELEQRLQAQMVELESIELLPGTTTLRGTIRVVNLCFSKSVYVRMSLDRWTSYFDLLAEYVPGSSDRKTDRFTFKYTLVPPSEREELRVEVCLRYETSVGTFWANNKEMNYVLFCYQKGHVKEHGPLVQEESSSYRSKRSCLKAKRRARVEEKTMETRDTSPAAAEAEATHEAEEANRKDSTAIQSLLYHEEHKPLVDSIKSRHRAERLARVKDFLSERRQQVPKAYSHDSANGQKVSQPLPTPWGDSSSFSHKCQKKQANESPQVLTYHQIPLLTLDWNNDRAHQLWAADMHDVWPGTAKKTLSKASEEHIEDSPSVNDMWETFRNGTDDTTDKETSVCDVWQAFLNGPSCTDHSGVPESEWLQTAASVSPSNDKEPNAQYAASSEEYEIQVGTDTPTTLHAHTSAVCQPLSATSKISLANVTLNVENHQPAEACVSSPRNDTATQDASQRSQTNSVTDTPQEFCLKRATAVSEGSVDSSTECHKHAIWEQESEGIIGRAEGIGSDEPFTSHTADLVTSSGESQTTDMTAMPESQNATAVDSISQGARPDQGLSSSRKGEVTGTAHNVTDDTLAFGGTIRKGTKDVERFVFSTSRQGVEEGIMNECTENKVSTDEEIFRPHKTEECEISQWCADEKKHEESRLKQNRENPLQEDESNENEIRLAQTNANESNPSQMSEENVKQSQIIPSEFKLDESESEFVASNNKNLEVFKKTEVEPSYCTTSDNETKRPTGAEVGTVQVLNEEHNDKALQRNSSWQRRNTAIISKVLNKQSRPIKAGEEVRIQKEEDDSTLTQIQENVLNSEIGQHALVSNMTEEGKSLSCDRIIEEQQEINPAAQIRHNVESREMKKVFQVGQYTCRPFPTDKCNNKNPMEVVEMRWPHSRDDMKGQKEDVGPKISPEVVTAKKNFAKKDTSTELQHQPETLERTEEGMSQRDKDERVSIGKLKIEVLGELMGNVENPQWERRNAPAELKGQELSAEVECSPHVEYKKMSEGTKGPITAEDTAALEVIQSGLEEMFIERFGEDLVRGIWEEVFGQKERASNRDTDIVDGMEGKLADVPDITQDCHPLFEKDFNDAFDSGIFSLTELPTDQNLSLGQGLEQTVATRSKEYSPKESQSLTTAEETHFLSESQTDLNSSVHLGQDLTPILAAQSWTESAQSSPKDQEDFTQIKERSVTLQETGRQIEDCIVAHRESFSRSVHPSHKHLSSYSDKLKESDSVVWGSVLYTLSHITRLLIVGFFFIVFLYDFPAFFALYVFSLCWWFYKWKRHRVATNKGMVG, from the exons ATGGAGGGTCTGAACATCCAGCCCTTGGAAGAAGACAGCATTGTTATGGAGGAGGAAAGTGAAAACAATAGGGAGCAGGAAGAGGGAGAAATGGAGGCCTCATCTCCCATGGGTTCCACCACAGACGAGGAAACAGAGGAGGACTCCGAACCAGAGCCCCCACAGGTCATTCGGAGGAAGGTGTCATTCGCCGATGCATTTGGCCTCAACCTTGTGTCGGTTAAGGAGTTTGACGATGCTGAAGTAACAGAGGTAGAAGCCAGCCAGTCCCCTGAGAATGAGGCAACACACCCCTTGGAGGAGTACTACATGTCCTGTCTGTTTATAGTCCCCTCATCCCCAGAGGAGCTGGAACAGAGGCTACAAGCACAGATGGTTGAGCTCGAAAGCATCGAGCTCCTCCCGGGAACCACCACACTCCGTGGCACCATCAGGGTGGTCAACCTCTGCTTCAGTAAGTCTGTCTACGTCCGGATGAGCCTGGATCGCTGGACGAGCTACTTTGACCTGTTGGCGGAGTATGTGCCTGGATCCAGTGATAGGAAAACAGACAGGTTTACCTTTAAGTATACTCTGGTACCACCCTctgagagagaggagctcagagtAGAGGTTTGTCTACGTTATGAAACTTCAGTCGGCACCTTTTGGGCTAATAACAAGGAAATGAACTACGTGCTGTTCTGCTACCAGAAAGGACATGTAAAGGAGCATGGGCCTCTAGTGCAAGAGGAGAGTAGCAGCTACAGGAGCAAGAGGAGCTGTCTCAAAGCCAAGCG GAGGGCAAGAGTAGAGGAAAAGACCATGGAGACCAGGGACACATCACCAGCTGCTGCAG aagcTGAGGCCACACATGAAGCAGAGGAGGCTAACAGAAAGGACAGCACCGCTATACAATCACTACTCTACCACGAAGAACACAAACCCTTG GTGGATAGCATAaaaagcagacacagagcagaaCGTTTGGCACGTGTGAAGGACTTCCTCTCCGAAAGGAGGCAGCAAGTACCAAAGGCTTATTCACATGACTCAGCCAATGGCCAGAAAGTTTCTCAGCCTTTGCCAACTCCGTGGGGTGACTCTTCCAGCTTTTCCCATAAATGCCAAAAGAAACAAGCCAACGAGAGTCCACAGGTGCTCACCTACCACCAGATTCCTCTGCTTACACTGGACTGGAACAATGACAGAGCCCATCAGTTGTGGGCTGCTGATATGCATGACGTCTGGCCTGGAACAGCTAAAAAGACCTTGTCAAAAGCGTCAGAGGAACATATAGAAGATTCACCTTCTGTCAATGATATGTGGGAGACCTTTCGTAACGGTACAGATGATACCACCGATAAAGAAACCTCGGTGTGCGATGTATGGCAGGCATTTCTTAATGGGCCGAGCTGTACGGACCATTCTGGTGTTCCAGAGTCAGAGTGGCTGCAGACAGCAGCATCTGTGTCTCCCTCAAATGATAAAGAGCCCAATGCCCAATATGCAGCAAGCAGTGAAGAGTATGAAATTCAGGTGGGCACGGATACACCCACCACCTTACATGCACACACCTCAGCTGTATGTCAGCCACTGTCAGCCACTAGCAAAATATCATTGGCTAATGTTACCTTGAACGTCGAAAACCACCAGCCAGCAGAGGCGTGTGTCAGCAGCCCAAGAAATGACACAGCGACACAAGATGCATCCCAAAGGTCACAGACAAACTCTGTAACAGACACTCCGCAGGAATTTTGCCTCAAGAGGGCAACAGCTGTGTCCGAGGGCTCTGTTGACAGTTCAACTGAGTGTCACAAGCATGCGATCTGGGAGCAGGAAAGTGAAGGAATAATAGGAAGAGCAGAAGGAATAGGAAGCGATGAGCCCTTCACATCACACACAGCTGACTTAGTAACAAGCTCAGGGGAGTCACAGACAACAGACATGACAGCAATGCCAGAGTCTCAGAATGCCACCGCTGTTGATAGCATCTCACAGGGAGCAAGGCCGGATCAGGGTCTTTCTTCCAGCAGGAAAGGGGAGGTTACAGGTACCGCACACAATGTGACGGATGACACGCTGGCATTTGGGGGGACAATCAGAAAGGGGACAAAGGATGTGGAGAGGTTTGTCTTTTCCACATCCAGACAAGGGGTGGAGGAAGGGATCATGAATGAATGTACAGAAAACAAAGTATCTACAGATGAGGAGATATTTAGGCCACACAAAACAGAAGAGTGTGAAATCTCCCAGTGGTGTGCAGATGAAAAGAAACATGAGGAATCCAGGCTGAAGCAAAACCGTGAAAATCCATTACAGGAGGATGAGagcaatgaaaatgaaataagaCTTGCACAGACAAATGCAAATGAATCCAATCCAAGCCAAATGTCTGAGGAAAATGTCAAGCAAAGCCAAATAATTCCAAGTGAATTCAAATTGGATGAATCAGAGAGCGAATTTGTTGCATCAAATAACAAAAACTTGGAAGTATTCAAAAAGACAGAGGTGGAACCTTCCTATTGTACGACAAGCgacaatgaaacaaagagaCCAACTGGTGCAGAAGTGGGAACTGTTCAGGTATTAAACGAGGAACATAATGACAAAGCTTTACAACGCAATTCATCATGGCAGAGGAGAAACACAGCAATAATTTCCAAAGTACTTAATAAACAGTCAAGGCCAATCAAAGCAGGAGAAGAGGTGCGCATTCAGAAAGAGGAGGATGACTCAACACTGACACAAATACAGGAAAATGTACTGAACTCTGAAATAGGTCAACATGCATTAGTCTCAAATATGACTGAGGAAGGAAAAAGCTTGAGTTGTGATAGAATAATTGAGGAGCAACAGGAAATAAACCCAGCAGCACAGATAAGACACAACGTGGAATCAAGGGAAATGAAAAAGGTCTTCCAAGTTGGCCAATATACATGCAGGCCTTTTCCAACAGataaatgcaacaacaaaaaccccATGGAGGTGGTAGAAATGAGATGGCCCCATTCACGGGATGATATGAAGGGTCAGAAAGAGGACGTAGGCCCTAAAATAAGCCCAGAAGTAGTTACGGCGAAGAAGAACTTTGCAAAGAAAGACACTTCAACAGAACTTCAACACCAACCTGAGACATTAGAAAGAACAGAGGAAGGTATGAGTCAGAGAGACAAAGATGAGAGGGTGAGTATTGGAAAGCTGAAAATAGAAGTGCTGGGGGAGTTGATGGGTAATGTGGAGAACCCTCAGTGGGAGAGGAGGAACGCACCAGCTGAATTGAAAGGACAAGAGTTGTCAGCAGAAGTTGAGTGCTCTCCACAcgttgaatataaaaaaatgtcagaggGAACAAAAGGCCCCATTACAGCAGAAGATACTGCAGCACTTGAAGTGATACAGTCGGGATTGGAGGAGATGTTCATAGAAAGATTTGGAGAAGATTTGGTCAGGGGGATTTGGGAAGAAGTGTTCGGTCAGAAAGAACGGGCCTCTAATAGAGACACAGATATTGTTGATGGAATGGAGGGCAAGCTGGCAGATGTACCTGATATTACACAAGATTGCCATCCTCTTTTTGAGAAAGACTTCAATGATGCTTTTGATTCAGGCATATTTTCCTTGACAGAACTACCAACAGATCAAAATCTAAGTCTCGGTCAAGGCCTAGAGCAAACCGTAGCCACTAGGAGCAAGGAATACTCCCCAAAGGAGAGTCAGTCACTCACCACAGCAGAAGAAACTCACTTCCTCTCAGAATCACAGACAGATTTAAATTCAAGTGTTCATCTCGGCCAAGATCTCACCCCCATTTTGGCTGCTCAGTCGTGGACTGAATCAGCCCAAAGCTCTCCAAAGGATCAGGAAGACTTCactcaaataaaagaaagatcAGTCACCCTTCAGGAGACTGGTAGACAAATAGAAGACTGTATAGTCGCCCACAGGGAGAGTTTTAGTCGATCAGTCCACCCATCTCACAAACATCTGAGTTCGTACTCTGACAAATTAAAAGAGTCCGATAGTGTTGTATGGGGGAGTGTGTTATACACTCTCAGTCACATCACCAGACTTCTAATTGTTGGATTCTTCTTCATTGTTTTCCTGTATGATTTCCCAGCATTCTTTGCTCTCTACGTATTTTCATTGTGCTGGTGGTTTTACAAGTGGAAGAGACATCGAGTGGCGACAAACAAGGGGATGGTGGGATAG
- the ppp1r3aa gene encoding protein phosphatase 1 regulatory subunit 3A isoform X3, translating to MEGLNIQPLEEDSIVMEEESENNREQEEGEMEASSPMGSTTDEETEEDSEPEPPQVIRRKVSFADAFGLNLVSVKEFDDAEVTEVEASQSPENEATHPLEEYYMSCLFIVPSSPEELEQRLQAQMVELESIELLPGTTTLRGTIRVVNLCFSKSVYVRMSLDRWTSYFDLLAEYVPGSSDRKTDRFTFKYTLVPPSEREELRVEVCLRYETSVGTFWANNKEMNYVLFCYQKGHVKEHGPLVQEESSSYRSKRSCLKAKRRARVEEKTMETRDTSPAAAEAEATHEAEEANRKDSTAIQSLLYHEEHKPLVRFIYHLLEEQTLLEVWEKNETPTPPRSG from the exons ATGGAGGGTCTGAACATCCAGCCCTTGGAAGAAGACAGCATTGTTATGGAGGAGGAAAGTGAAAACAATAGGGAGCAGGAAGAGGGAGAAATGGAGGCCTCATCTCCCATGGGTTCCACCACAGACGAGGAAACAGAGGAGGACTCCGAACCAGAGCCCCCACAGGTCATTCGGAGGAAGGTGTCATTCGCCGATGCATTTGGCCTCAACCTTGTGTCGGTTAAGGAGTTTGACGATGCTGAAGTAACAGAGGTAGAAGCCAGCCAGTCCCCTGAGAATGAGGCAACACACCCCTTGGAGGAGTACTACATGTCCTGTCTGTTTATAGTCCCCTCATCCCCAGAGGAGCTGGAACAGAGGCTACAAGCACAGATGGTTGAGCTCGAAAGCATCGAGCTCCTCCCGGGAACCACCACACTCCGTGGCACCATCAGGGTGGTCAACCTCTGCTTCAGTAAGTCTGTCTACGTCCGGATGAGCCTGGATCGCTGGACGAGCTACTTTGACCTGTTGGCGGAGTATGTGCCTGGATCCAGTGATAGGAAAACAGACAGGTTTACCTTTAAGTATACTCTGGTACCACCCTctgagagagaggagctcagagtAGAGGTTTGTCTACGTTATGAAACTTCAGTCGGCACCTTTTGGGCTAATAACAAGGAAATGAACTACGTGCTGTTCTGCTACCAGAAAGGACATGTAAAGGAGCATGGGCCTCTAGTGCAAGAGGAGAGTAGCAGCTACAGGAGCAAGAGGAGCTGTCTCAAAGCCAAGCG GAGGGCAAGAGTAGAGGAAAAGACCATGGAGACCAGGGACACATCACCAGCTGCTGCAG aagcTGAGGCCACACATGAAGCAGAGGAGGCTAACAGAAAGGACAGCACCGCTATACAATCACTACTCTACCACGAAGAACACAAACCCTTGGTGAGGTTCATTTATCATCTTTTGGAGGAACAGACTCTTCTTGAAGtctgggaaaaaaatgaaacaccAACACCACCCAGAA GTGGATAG